The genomic segment AAAGTACAGGCCCTTTATGGACTTGTACCTGAAGTACCCGAAAAATACGGTTGGGGTCCACGCCCTTTTTCTCACGAATCCAGAGGGGACCACAGTCCGTATAGACGGAAAGGGATGCGGCATCGGAATACACCTTCAGGTTACCCGCAAGACCATGGGTTCCCACAATCTTTCCTATCCGTACAGGTTTCATCTTTTCCTTCATCCCGGAATACGTTTAAAAATCAATTCCTGCTGCTCATCCCGTATCCCAGGAGAGTTTTACTCAATAATCTCAAGAACTGTGCGTTTTTTTACCTTGGCCGAGGCTGCACTCAGAATCGTCCGCATGGCACGGGCCGTGCGCCCCTGCTTGCCAATGACCTTCCCCAGATCCTCTTTGGCCACCTTCAGTTCCAGAACAGATGTCTGATTTCCTTCAATTTCTGAAACCGCCACCTGATCCGGATGATCCACCAAAGCCTTAGCGATATAATCGATCAGCTCTTTCATCGCGCATCTCCTTGCAGTACCAACATTAGGACAGAGGAAGGCTTACGAAAAACAACACACCGCATCATGCAGAGGCCGAATCCGTAACGCCGCTTTTCTTAAGAATACTACGAACGGTATCCGAAGGAATTGCACCCTCACCCAGCCAGTAGCGTACCCGCTCGTCCTTCACTGTGATTTCAGCAGGATCTCTCAGGGGGTTATAAGTACCCACAATC from the Desulfobotulus mexicanus genome contains:
- a CDS encoding KH domain-containing protein — its product is MKELIDYIAKALVDHPDQVAVSEIEGNQTSVLELKVAKEDLGKVIGKQGRTARAMRTILSAASAKVKKRTVLEIIE
- the rpsP gene encoding 30S ribosomal protein S16, which gives rise to MAVKIRMTRMGTKKKPFYRIVVADSEARRDGRFIEIVGTYNPLRDPAEITVKDERVRYWLGEGAIPSDTVRSILKKSGVTDSASA